The DNA sequence CTGGTAAAGACCGCCTGGATTTGCTGCTCCGAAGGGTCGATAACCATCTCCTTGAATATCGCCGACCGATCGATATATGAACGGCTGTACAGGCCATCCTCCCAGTATTTGTCCAGCAGCTTTTCCAGTTTGTTCCGGGCGAAGAGTTTCTGAAAAATATTTTTTGGCTGATATTTTTTCCGGGTCTCCATCTGCCGCTGCTCTATCAGGTATTCCACATCGTCCAGGTGTTTCCCCCGGTTCCCCGTACCGGGCCCGCCGTTACAGCCCATGGCGCAGTTAAGGCAGTCGATGAGCTTGAATACCGGGCCGTTGGATTTCCTGATAGCCTCCGAAAGGTAGGCCATGTAATGGTAGACCTCGGGGGACCCTTCGATCTTCCGGGTTTTGCTGTTGATATCCTTGTCGTAACGCTGAACCGTCCGCATGAGCCCCCCGGGGGATGAGAACAGCACCGCCCGTTCCGCCGGGGGATTATCGTAATCCTCCGCCTTATAATTGGCGATAGTATCTTTCTTGCTATCCATCCAGTTTTGGATGGAATTGAAGGTAACGTTGTAGTCCCCGATTCCGCAGGCAGCGAATTCCCGCCGCTTGGAATAGCAGGGGGATATGGCCGCGATCTTACAGTCCGAGTATTGGGGATAATATTTCTTGATAGCCTTCATCATGTGCATCATGGGGCTGTCTGCCGGAGCCAGGTAGGGGATGAGCTCGGGGCGGTACATTTCGATGAAGGAAACCAGGGTGGGGCAGGGCTGGGAAATAACCGTGAGGGGATTTTTCTTTTTCATGTAGTCCAGGTAGGACTTAACCGTCAGTTCCGCCCCGAAACTTACGTCAAAAACTGCCTTTGCCCCCAAAGATTTCAGGAGCCCGTTCAGTTCCAGGTATTTACCCTCAAAACTGGCCGCCGCAGCGGGGGCCACAATAACGACGATTTTGACGCCCTTTTTAAGATCCGCCATAAATTCATCAAAGTCATCGATCCCTATCCGCGCCCCGTGGGAGCAGACGGTGATACATTCCCCGCAGCCGATGCAGAGGTCGCTGTGGTGGTCCACAATGGCCCCGGACCCGTTGTTACACATCTTTACCGGGCACACCATGATACAACGATGGCAGTTGATACATTTATCTTCCAGAACTTTGATAATCGGCCGCATGGTGACGTTTTCCATAAATCCCCGCAAATTTAGAAAA is a window from the Treponema primitia ZAS-1 genome containing:
- a CDS encoding [Fe-Fe] hydrogenase large subunit C-terminal domain-containing protein — its product is MENVTMRPIIKVLEDKCINCHRCIMVCPVKMCNNGSGAIVDHHSDLCIGCGECITVCSHGARIGIDDFDEFMADLKKGVKIVVIVAPAAAASFEGKYLELNGLLKSLGAKAVFDVSFGAELTVKSYLDYMKKKNPLTVISQPCPTLVSFIEMYRPELIPYLAPADSPMMHMMKAIKKYYPQYSDCKIAAISPCYSKRREFAACGIGDYNVTFNSIQNWMDSKKDTIANYKAEDYDNPPAERAVLFSSPGGLMRTVQRYDKDINSKTRKIEGSPEVYHYMAYLSEAIRKSNGPVFKLIDCLNCAMGCNGGPGTGNRGKHLDDVEYLIEQRQMETRKKYQPKNIFQKLFARNKLEKLLDKYWEDGLYSRSYIDRSAIFKEMVIDPSEQQIQAVFTRMHKTSSSDILNCGACGYRNCEQMAVAIINGLNKMENCRHYVEIEKTLRNEESVKQKLNTVYDHTLGEMNKNLGGISSLSLNIGETANHVLSSSTAIEQMVENTRSIHQTLEQNARTVLLLNESSSEGKNRLHRIAELIDDVSAQSDALIEACSVIGDIAEQTSILGMNAAIEAAHAGEAVGKGFSVVASEIRKLADNSNKQAAEIAGSLKNIKALIDSSKESSGQAEQQFDTMVSLINTVKNEELHINNAMEVHSSGGNQVIQSLNEINSLILKVKEESASLLSSSETIIEDIRGLKAM